The Dreissena polymorpha isolate Duluth1 chromosome 4, UMN_Dpol_1.0, whole genome shotgun sequence region TTGAAAATTATCCCTTTCTGATTTAATTGTATCATTTGTCCGATTTCATACCTTTTATAGTACTTTTGGTGTGGCTTAGCTTTATGATGTGTAATTGTAGTTGTGTGCTTCCTGTATTATGTATCCCTCATTTCTCTGTCAAAACCTagatttttcttttctttgtataatcaatattttttccattatgcTCCAGCCTTGAATTGACACTTTCATTCTTTTCTTTTTCTATTACTCAACATAtactcattttaaaatatttacaacaagAAACTGTTGTAATTAAAGATATTGCTTGTACAcgtgttcttttttatttaaatctttcTTCCAAACTTctttaatacatttcatttgtcattattaacaaaattaaaaatatcaacTGCCAAAACTTGGAAATTGGATTAATTACAAAATGTCTTAGGAGAGGGAAATTAACATATTCAACTGTTTTAACCAGAAAGGAGATGTTTTATTTAacactgaaataaataattaaattacatgagcaaagcataattttatttaaaaaaagctgcATAAGGCAGAGTGTTTTCTGTTGTGATGAAATAATCTAGGATAATAATTGATAATTGTTTCATTTACTAGAGGTTCTCTTGTCACCCCTTTTTTAATGAAGACATTTGAAAAGAATGAGACAAATGTAGACTTTGCTCAATTTAATTATGAAACagcttttcattattattttgctttttgtTGACATGGTTTCAAAGTCATGCTTAAATGATTGGACACATGTATTGGATTAATACACTTTGTACTTTGTCATGTTTATGTGTATGTTGTtgcttctttttttttattagctTTCTCACAAATTGGGCTTCTTCACATATCAAGATAATTTCTTACATTAATATTGATatgataatattttgaatatttttaaaaaatttaaataatatggAACCATTGAAAGTAAGACCAATATCTGTTTACCATtagaattttgaaaaacaatgttcttaataatatttgttttgatactATGATACTTTGATTACCTAATTTTTAGCATTTCAGACTAATTCACTTCAGTTTGACAACAGTTTTCAATATGGTTCTTCTCAactctttaccaaacgacacattttggattGTCCCAAGATGGGAGAGGTTTCAGCTGACAATTAACATTCTAATGGAGaatgaaaatatttcttttttggGGTAGAAATTATTGTGATAAAAGCAGAAATGGCtattttgagcaatttctccttcaTCTCGATGATTTCAAGAGTCGTCTGCAACAACCTGTAAAATTGCATTATTGTTTGGTAATGGGTTTAAAGCAGATATCTCTTCATTTTTGTGTGatttaatttatatatcaagCCAACAAGGGATTCTCCGTGGCGGAGTGGTTAAGGCGCCCGACTTAACCGGGAGACCAGGGTTTGATTCTCTAGCCTAGTACTGGTTTGCAACCCAGGGGCCATGAATAAGTAAATTGCCTGGTTTGTGGTTTGAGCATAGTTTCACTCTTTGCTTCAGCATCTAGTAATGAAACTCAGAGACAGGATCAAGAAGGCATTCTTGAACCAAAACCAGACCATCCTTTAGTTTCAGACCTTCAGCAGCAGACATCGTCTGGTAAGTGGATAATATGTAATTAATATTACTCGTTACTTTTATTTGCTTCTAAGACTTAATACATCGACAAATTCTAGCAATGGCAGTCACTAAGACTGCGGCTTTAAGTCTTAGACTACCACTAAGACTACAGCAAGTACTTAGACTATTGCTAAGACCATTACAACTATTAAGACTATGATAACTACTGAGACACCGACTATTACTAACATGATGATAACTACtaaaactacaacaactactatgactactactactactattggaTAGAAATGAAGAACTCCAATACATGCATAATGAACACTGTGCCTGCTTAATAGCATTACAGCGTTCATtgtattatgatatttttctctTGCGAGCACCTATTtgtacatatttgtaattttgtgACACAAATTGAAATAATCTGTCAGTACTTTTACATATGTATGACAAGTAAGGCTCAACACATGGTGTATGCTATAAAGGAAAGATGCAAATTATATGGCTGACATTAATTTCAATCAAAATGCATGATGACTTTTGCTGTAGATGTGATGTGGTTAAATAAGTCTAAATGAAAGTAATAATGAATCAATGTATTTCTTATGATTTCAGTGGACGATATACCATTGACAAAGAAATGGAAGAAGACACTTCCAGCCATAGACCAAGGCTGGATTTCAAAAACCTTCTTTGTCTATGGAGCCAGAGGTCCCAAGTTTGACTTTGACAGGGTGAAGAGGTTGTGGTATAATCCTCCACAGCCAAGCCTATCAAGAGGTATAACCTTGATCCCTTcttttattccccccccccccccctccacgaAAGATAACTTTGGGAGCATATAGTTTTCAGACTATCCATAACTCCCATTTGAATAATTctggagttttggccctttgctattttaaatactttaattttgTTTGGAGCAGAACACAAAACTATAAGAGGTATCAAAAACATACTTTTGCATTCCCTTCCCTTTTTACTGCCAATAATTTCTCATGATAAGCAATCACCTTTTCGCActatttcttttttcaaattggCCTCTGCTGCAAGATGCAAAAAATCCTCTTCAGGAGGGGACAAAGACTTAATTTGTCAATAACAAAACTGTCCATaagttttttcataatttaggaCACCTGTCCTGAGGAAAGTGTGACCAATCTGAATCACTTCCATTGCAAAGATGGCGACTGAGTGTTTGGGGATATATAACATTAATTGTAactgtcataaaatgtaaatacattttcttttttgaTTGCTTTTCAATACGCTCAAACGGTAGTATTATGTTTTGGCATGTCTATCCTCTCGTCCATCCGTCGTTTTGCAAATTATTGTACGCGCTAGATCTCATAAACTATACAACTGAATTTAACCAAAACTCACAGCCTTCTCACACAAACGATAACCATGATATGTAGTTCTGCAtgaagttatgtgcccttgaatacCATGTACATTCAGTACATAGTTTGTGTCCGCTAGATCTCCCTTGCTATACAATGGATTTTAACCAAACCTCACACAAATTATAAACTTGATGTGTCAATAATGATGtgcattaaataaacaatatacagATCGGATTTGACTGAAAATACCATGCATTCTGGCCTTCGGGCGTATATTGAGCCGCTCTACACCACTGTTTTACAATGATGCCTCACTTGTTGTGACAAGCTGTTGTATAAGGTATTAATCATACTCAGTGATTGCTCTAGGTGTTTATGACATCAGTACACCAAATTCCATAATTCATCTGGGGCTGAAAATGAATGTTGGGGATATATACATGTTATACTTTATTTTAGGGATATTGAACAAACCAGAATGCTTCTTTGGCCATAGACTCTTCCTCTGGATGCCGAGGCACTTGTTTCAATACCAGTTTGTCTGCATCCACGAGGGGTGTCAAGGGACCTTGATGAACGATGGGGTTCATCAGAAGACCAGAATGGTCTTGGACATATCAGATTATTATGTGATGGCTGGAGAAGGCTATGAGTGCAACACGTGCAAGAGACATGTacgttaattttgttaattattttatgaacagCTTCTCTTTTTTTCgacttaatttaaacgacaatTTAATAGGATGTAAAATTAGATTTGTGTCAAAGAGACAAAAACATTGTATATCTCTGAAGCTTTTATCAAACAACAAAAAGATTTTGAGTTTGTTGCGGACTTCAGAAATCATTGAGATTAAGAAAAATTGCTCAATTTGAGCATGGTGCCTCATTTAATCACAATACCCTACAAGTAAAATTGTTTTTCCATATGAATTGTACTATGGGCCAGATACCTTCAGTAAGatgtgaaataaagtttaattgtaattatatacACTTAAAATTGAAAAGTGAATAACATTTGCTCCACAATTTGCCATTGGATTGCAGGATTTTACAAATGTAacataacagtgttttttttcttcagattATCAGCTGGAGCCAGGGTATCTTGAAGCAATTAGATCACAGCGAGCGAAGCAAGTTTCCTTGCATTCTAACAGAAAAATACGCCTGTGATTTGAGAGTGGCAAGATTAATGCGACAGCGAACCCTGGGAAACAGCAGCAGCCTTGCCTGCAAACAGGTACATGTATATCCATTAACTTCATACTTATACTTAATATTTGGTTTGAGGATATTTCAAATTGTCAACATTTAGCATGAGTATGCTCCAGAGGCTTCAATTTtacacaatcatcatgaaactgaaATCTGAATATTTTGCTTGAGTAAATTTAGGACAAGTACAAAGATGAGTCATTTGGTCTTTAAAGGAGGTTGCTTggacaatttttttatatttacctGATGTGCAATATTGAGGGAACATTTTCAGCTGATTatcataaatattatattgtttatatcaCATCACATTAGCATCATGTTATTTATATAGTGAGACCTGGCTCATTAGTGACAAATGAAGACACTATTTGCTGAATTGCCAATTACAAAAATATTAGCATTATattatcagagctccagataagggccgtacagccgtaaatacgcctttttcatgaagatttacgcattgattttttataaactggacgtacaataacgacattaatatccactttacgcatttacaaaaaaaatctggccgtatagatacgtctgcgtcagcgcggcgtgatttgttggtctgtaacctaacggcgcttttcgttaatttaaattaccgaaaagttgtagactgggttcatatattattgtctattctgtcgcgttatttcctgtaacttgtaaatccgtcaaaaaacGATATGTCTGTGtgcaattgaatgccggcttaaccgaaagcggctcaaaacaacactttgttgtcatataatgactacatacggtgtcttctaaccatcctgactttaaatctgtaaacccagaaatcACATTGTCCcccaatatttaaacatttgattgcatcggtggcgtaaaacAGACGAGACAGTGAACTAAGtattcatttacttagcttactagttggcttgtgttttcttgtcaaagaaatgaagaaatagtattagtcatcaGTTTAAATGTGTAGTTATATAAgaatcataattcagaatggaaaacctaatacagtaactttttaagaagctacatatatttattataattgctgcaaatgtttctgtaaagtcagttatacacccttcaatatccaagaacacgggtagtacagtactacctgtattttgggtatggtagtacaggtacttattgattttaagcgttactacttttctttctgtcagtggcagtaccgttacttatttcacaaattcttatctggagctctgtattattattaataacatttGTCATTATACAGCCAATTAATCTTGTGATACATTTTGACTGGGCATGAATGCTGTTCAGAAAAAAAGGCATTAATAAACATAAGAGTAAACATTCTCAAGACATTaaccatatttatatttttaaaagcaaGTAAACAGTGCTATATAAAGTAGTTTTGCACAGTCCAGTCAAATCTGAATCAGTTCTGGTATAGCAAAGAAGTAACCACAACCACATGTAATGTGTTTTTCCACAGATTGCTGAGAATCATGGTGAGACGTATTTGGACAAATGCCGCCAGTATGCTGATAGCTATCTGGCCTTCAAGCAAGCTGCAGCCAGGGGCTTGGTAACCATTCCAGCGTTTGTTGAGCCACCAGCGCCTCAGAACTTGCCCAGGCATCGCTGGTTTATGAAGGTCTACCAGCTGGATGTGATCTCAAGGCTTGACTTTGAGCTCGCAGAGTTAACATCAACTTTTGGAGAGATCCTCAAAATTGATTCAACTAAGAAGATCACAAACAAACTAGCAGGTAAAATACTACTATGGCTATAACTTTCTTCCTTAAGGATTCTTATATCAAGTTCATATCTCATTCCAGCCTATTGATTATTTGCGAAATTCTGAGCCCTGGACAtagacattttttaaaattaaaagtttCCAATACTTTTTTTCCCAAGTGAAGAAGTCTCTCAGTTTTTAGTGCTTCGTCCTGAACCAAATATATAGAAATTATCCATATACTGTATAGAAGTGGAAGTTATTGATTGCACATGCATCATACCATTACTTGCATAGTTTTGTGCCCTTGAACAACATGCATGAGTATGACAATCTGCAATACTCTGTCAATCTCTTAAGGTCATCTGACCTCTTTTGTATCTTGATAATCCTTCATTGAAAAGGAGCAATTTGTCAAGCATATTGTCCACATAAAGGTATTGTTTAAAGGTGAAATGATTAATCGCGATGCAAATTGAATCGCAATTTTATGATTCAATTCAATTGTGCAGATCTtatttttgatttgattattattttatgacaGTCATCACCTTATTTCTTTAAATGATAGATGGTTGTTCCAAGTTATTTTATGGCTTAACCAAACTCACTTCTCTATATAAATTCCCAGTGGATTTGAAAGTTTTCTATAGCTTCACAGTACATCTGTGAAATATTTTTGTATACTTGATTGCACATCTGAGAACTTCAATGTTGTTTGATTGGTGTAAACTGAATCGAATATAGAATAGTCGAATTGTTTCATTAAAAATCAAAAAGAGAGTTCTACTTAAAAACGTAAAATCACATATGTTGATTTTCAAGTTACTAACATATGCTTAACAACCAGAAACATTATTGGAAAAGGATTAATTAAAAACTGACAAATATATGTATTGGAACATAACCAAAAAGCCTGATCACACGTTTATCATAACATCCATCAGGTATAATTTGCATGTAGTCTGGATATTATTATGTTTAAGTTCCATTCCAATACTTGTAGTTAATTAATCCCTTTATGAAGACTTTTTGTAACAGTTACTCTGGTGTCCTTCACTTAAATGTCAAGGTTTTGTCATTAGGTGTGTCTTGATTGGTATAATTTACCTTTTAGGAAGAAGCAGAAGCACAGCCAACTGGGCAACCAATGTCGGCAATGAGCACGGGCAAATTCTCATGTCTGTCCTCACAGAGGGTGAGGGTCAAGGCCTGAAAAAAATGCTGGACGGCATTATTTCAAGATATAGTAATGCAGGAGTCCCCTCCCCCTAAAGTGATGTACACTGACAGAGACTGCTGTGGCCGTCAGTCTATAAAGAGTTATTTTGATGCCTGGCCGTTCCTTCATGTTAGGTAAAATTAGTGTATATATATTCACATTTGTATAACCCTGGAACAATCTGTAAATAGAGGATATGTGAATCTTGTTGTCCTTTTATCTGATCCCAACAGTCTTTATGAAATAATTATACAGGATTGGCATAAACCATAGTCAAATTCAGCAAAATATAAGATTGGATTGAtaatattaattatcatttatttaatttgaaatgacACTTTAAACAGGAACAATCAAAGGTAGACTGAAGATCAAGTTTGTATTGTTTAACTAAACCTATACCAAACTACAAATTATGGACGGTCgtaaatttgaaaaaggttgcattttacaataacaacttttattttatgctatccagtggttatagagaaatatcagtgaaataaaactgatatttttcactggtaaattatgtcatttttttCGACAAAATAACGTCATAAATTAAGCGAAATTATCAAGTTAGACccttttacaatgtaaaaaaaaggtgaaaaaagcataaaataataataaaatttgttgTATtctatataatcatagaaactatatattttcacttgtggctgtgCCACTCTTGAAAATATATGATCGCTTGTGAAGTAAAATGGATATTCCATTgaatccaacacatatcctctatcTATACAATAAGAAGAAACTGCTTTTGTAGAGTATAAATTCTGCTTGTTTAAATGATTGAGTCCACAGTTATGATCagattaatttttatgcccccttcgaagaagagggggtatattgctttgctcatgtcggtcggtcggtccgtccaccaggtggttgtcagacgataagtcaagaacgcttaggcctaggatcatgacacttcataggtacattgatcttgacccgcagatgacccctattgattttcaggtcaaaggtcaaggtcacagtgacaaaaatcgtattcacacaatggctgccactacaacggacagcccatatgggggggcatgcatgttttacaaacagcccttgttcaaactTGCACAGCACAGTGACGTTACATCAAGGAGGAAAAAGAAGTGTATATCAATTATGAGCTTCCATATTttcttaaattggatttttaaaCTTCAATTTCAGACTAGATTCATGGCATTTCATGCGGCGATTCCCCAATGGATGCACCACAGACAAGCATCAGCTGTTTGGTCCCTTCATGGCTCGTCTCAGTGGCTGCATCTTCCAGATTGATCAGGGAGACTACTCTCTTCTGATGAAGGCTAAGAGAGAGGAGCTGCTTAAACAAGGCGTACCTGATCCTTCTGACAAAGATGTAACAAAGCACATCACATCTGATGAGGTTGGCCGCCACTGTAAACGAGCCACGAGGGGAATCAAGGAGACAACGAGTCTAATAAAGGCATTGATAGATTCTCTGGATGGTGAAAGAGGTAAATAATTAAACTTCTTTATTAGAAACATAGTTTAAGATTTATGAGCATTCTCATACCAACATATGTCTGCAGATGCTTTAAGCATGTAAATTTCACAAAATTCAATGCTTTATTATGGGTCAAGCAGTCTGACTGATTGTCggtcatttgaaaaaataaaaataaataacttaataaataataaataataaataatgaaattaacAATGAATTTACTTCTACATTTAAAACAGGCAtgatgttatttgtattgaaatgaAAGGAATATGAGTAATTTTCTTATTTTGAATGGGATATATCAAGTCCAAAACCACACATTTGCCTTGATAGCATTCATTCTTAATAGCAtgatacatttttaaacaatatttataacaattgttCAACTTTTTCTAACAGGACTGGACTCAAGTGGAGTACCTCTCATTGACTCTGTAAAAATGGCTGACATATGGGCCAAACAGAGTCAGCACATTGCCTGCCTTCAGGACCCCCCAGGCGTTAAGCTCTATGTCAAAGTCTCCACTGTGAGGAAGGGTGGCATAGAGCTCCCTGTATACAAATGTGCAAGAGGTTCCACATCCCTTGAGAGCTTCCACAACCATCTTGCTAGGTTCATTCCAGGTTATAAATCACTTATATATCCATCACAAATGTTGCCCTCTATACACCACATAGGTTCCTAGTTTGATTTTTATCATAGCGTTATTGGAACCCTAATAAAAACATAAGTTAAAATTGCAATTACAGTCATGGAATTTTGCCAAGGTACAACAGTCTATAACGACTTCATAATtctgaaatgaacaaaatgaCGTTTTGTCGACTTGACAAATTGATCTCAAATTGTTAATTTTCATATGGGAAATATTCTCGAACAgaatattaatgtaaataaatcatTCTCTTTTCAGCTGTATTTACTGACCCATTGAACACACTATTAACTTTTTGGCATATTCAGAACAATTTTTGCATAATGCAGCGCTGCAGGTcacatttaaaaaagtaaaaacaaattgaGAAATTGTTTATTATGAGCATTTGTCACTAGGTTTTCCAGGGCTAATGTTGTATAAAACACTTC contains the following coding sequences:
- the LOC127876341 gene encoding uncharacterized protein LOC127876341 gives rise to the protein MQESPPPKVMYTDRDCCGRQSIKSYFDAWPFLHVRLDSWHFMRRFPNGCTTDKHQLFGPFMARLSGCIFQIDQGDYSLLMKAKREELLKQGVPDPSDKDVTKHITSDEVGRHCKRATRGIKETTSLIKALIDSLDGERGK